DNA from Brassica napus cultivar Da-Ae chromosome C4, Da-Ae, whole genome shotgun sequence:
CCGTCCGATGCGCTCTCGCCTTTCCCGGTGGCCCACGTGCTTCACCCACCACCGTTCCTTTGTAATATATATCGGTCGTTGTGTTCGAATACCTAAACGACGCAGAGTTCGGGTTCTTGACCGACACGTCGACGATCATCGAGATGTTTGTTCCCAACAGTTGGATCTGAGTCCCGGTGGTCGAGTCAAGACCGTTGACTGTTACGCCGTTCATTTTTATGATGGGGTCTTTGACTCGGAACACCGTGAAGACTAAAGACAACACGATCGTGATGAGAATTATAGATGTTACTGTGACGCAGATTAAGCACTTTATTCGGTTTCTGCGACGATGGAGAGCTTGTTTGTTGGTGGCTGGATAATCGCTCAACGGAAGTACGGTCGCCGGAGCTAACGGACGAACATGTTCTGGTTCGGTCATGgtggtttgtgtgtgtgtgtgtggtggGGTGGGAGGTGGGGGAGTCAGATTAATTACTTCTAGTTATGTGAATTATATAAACTAGCTTAGTGATGGGGAATGTTGACTTTATATGTACATCTGTATTTCATGTGTCATTAATACTTGAGAAAAAATAAGAACATTGATGTAATGGgcctaagaccatgattaatctGGGTTCTTAGAGCAACATTATCGGTGGTGGGAGATGGTTCATACGCGTGGGCCCCACCAATTTTTCTCAATTACCGTGCCAAAATGTCCCAAAATAAGGAACGTTTGCACTGCGTCATTTGCACTGTTTGCAGGTCCCACGACTGGTCCGTGATtggttcatttaaaaaaaaaaaattaaaaaaaaaaacagaaaaaagaaaaagattttaAGAACCCAACAACGTTTTGGGCGATAACTATGCTGTTAGAgtggagttcttagcggaagttaaaaaaatattttttaaatttttaactaaaaaggcTAAAAACCGGTTTTTAAAGTCCTTATTTAAGAATCGGTTCTTAAAGTCCTTATTTAATAAccggtttttaacttttttagttaaaagttaagaaacagtttaaAAACTTCATCCTAAAAACCCGtagttaatcatgctctaaccaCTTACAAAGTTGGGATCAattattgaagtggaaaaaTGAGAATAGTAGTATTAAATTGGCTTTGATTTAACGGTCATTTTGGTGGAAAAGAAAGGTAGAAGCTGCGTATAGGTGGGGATGCGGTTCGCACCAAAGAGAATTTACCAACACATTACAAGTTGGACTTTTGCACAAACGTCCGAGCAGAGCTTTCATGACTTTTGATAATCTCTCTTCATAATTTAAGTTCCATCAAATCTacctatattattttttaaaaataaattagaaatcaATGCAAATGTTTCATCATATTATGGTAAGAACCGGCTATGTGTCCAAGCATTCTTTTGAGATATAAACTTTAGAGTATAGTCAAATTCATACAAGGGAATATAACCAGGCTCCTGTACGCATGCagctaattaaaattataaatcacaTTCCACGGAAACATGCATAATAAAAGAACTTAACAAAACCCAATAACAAATCCAACAAAAGAGAAATCCAGAACTGAAAGCTGCGATCGTCTATGTTTTATTGAACATTAGattataattaagaaaataatagttGAAACTAAAAGAAGTCGCGAAGGGAAGGGAGCTTGATCTCCCCCTTAGTAGAGACAGGAATGGTAATGTCACCAACAACAGGAATGTCGATGGTTAGACCAATGTCAAGTTGATAGTCAATGTCCCAGTCCGAGCCAATGTCCTTCATTAGACTAACCGCTATGCCATAAGCCACCTTAACAGGTACGTCCAGAACCGTCGTGCCCTTCCCAACCAACGAACCCGGGTCCGGTATTGTGCCAGACGCGATAGTCCTACGCAACCACAAACATTAATAATTAGCATATGGTCAGTGAACCTGCATAACACTTGAAGCATGCGTAACGTACTAACGTTACATAAAACGCACTGGTATATATATCTCCGTATATGCAGATGCAGCTGACAATGTTATATAATCTAATGTATTATATTCCTAAGCAAACCGGACTACATGCAGAGACAAATATATCGTCTCGTTCCCATGCAGACATGTGTTACTACTAGTGCCGTGTAATGTTTATGTCTAAAAGATAAACGTTAAGGACTCAGAGATGCTAGTCTTGCAAGAGATCATTAGGGATTGCACATGAATTATTGAACTATAACACATATACATTAGTAACGGACCATTATTTCTTGTTTTACAGATCTCAAAATTTAGACAATACATAATACAttcttttaaaagtaaaaagacAATACATATATGCATGTGACACAAATGTTATAGCATGCACGTATGGATAGTTATATTATTGATTTGTGTATTAACAAGTGAACAAACTCAATTTTCATTCGTCCGATGAAGGGTTAGTGTATTTCAAACGTTACATAAATAATCGAAAAAAATAGAAGAGAACCTTGTGGCACTCTTGAGGATGTAAGAGATCTGGCAAATAGGGATCGACTGAGAGTAAGGATTCTTGACGGAGACCTTGGCGTGATAATCAACACCTTGACGTGACACGCCTTTGAAATCAACGTCTTCCACGGTGGCTTCCGGCGTCGGAATATTGGCTAGCTTCTCCGCAATGAAACCTTTGGCTTTATCCAACAAGTTTGAGATCACCGACCCGTTTTCTTCTACCAACTTTTGCTCCGATGATGCCATTTTTAATAATCTTCCAAGTGATCAGatctatatctctctctcttgtctCTAATGCCTCTATTGATTATATAAGATTTGTGTTTCTTTTAAAGGATAATTAAATACCTTAATTGCCGGAGCGTGACATTTATATTCCTATAATTTGTTGTAAAAATGATCAGAGTaatctttttattaattaaaaaaggaatAGAATACAAACACCATTATGCATATTCGAAGGAAAGATCCGTCTGTTTTGGTTTGATCATGTTCATGGTCAACACGTACTGCGTTCTTGCTTCATTTGTATGTCcgaaatttattttctttttaagaaaaaaaaatctcactctaaaaaatattaactaatatccTAATTCCTAACAAAAGTAATTAGCAGTTGTCTTTAAAAACTACGTGCTGGATAGTAGTGTACTACGTTaccaaacatttatttttgGGCAAATAATCCGATATCAATTGCCACTTTAACGTCAACAAAAAATTCCTTCACGTTGTGTATACAAGAGACATGGGTTTGGTCTGGTTACTACAGTGACCTTCATACACCACGTGTTGTATGTCTTACGGTTCATGTTTTGTGTTGCTATCTTATTCCAGAAGGAAAGAGAACAGGAAAACTCAGCTAATGATCGTGTTGTTGAAGAATTCAGCATGCTCAGGAAAGAACGCCAAAAGCTCATCTTTGGTTACCCACATAAAATCCTCGCAGTTACTTATCTTGTACTTCGTTGCTGCTACTACAGTACATCTGAAGAAGAACCtctacaaaaaataaagaagattgtATAGCCATGTGAGTAATTGGagcatttttctttctttctttcaattaGAGCTATGTTGTTTACCTTGTAAGATGGCAAATCAGGTGTTTCTTGAAGATGCAGTCTGCTGAGGTGATATGTATTAGTTCGTGAAGTACTACAGGAGATATTACAGGCGTGTGTCATGAAGATGGAGCTGAATAGGAGTTCAAGTTTTGTGATGTGCGTGAACTTGCTAAGTTTGAAAAATGAAAGATGATATATGTTTGAAGATATATCGACGTTTTCCATTAAGCAAAAATGTTTTGCTTGGAGGGGAGGTTTACCTTtacaagaaaatgaaagttgCTTAAACGGAAATGGAAGTTGTCATATGTGTATTTGGAAGACTTGGAGAGAAAGTTGAAGACGTGGATGGCAAGATCTGGTCTACTATATAAGGAGAGACGTGCCTTATGAGAAAGCAGAcctcagagaagagagagagagagagagagaggtttccTTGGTGTGTGTTACTGCTTGGTGTCGAAGGACATTCTGAAGAATTATCTGATGGAGTCCGATGTGGACTTAGTTTGGTGGCGTTGGAGTTGGCGCTTTGTGTGGTGGAGTTAGCCATCGTGTGTAGCTCGTGGTGATCTGTGTGTGTGCTTGGgggatcaagcgttttgtgtcACTGGTGTGCGTTGGGTGCTGACGTACTTGGTGAAGTACTTCCGAGAAGTGGAAGATTGAAGCCTAGATTCAGGGGGAGTTTAGCAAAGGCGGTTTCATTGAAGAGATCTGTGAAGATTGCAGCTGTAGAAGACAATGTGCTCCGGTGAGCCGGATGGTGATCTATGCATGCGTGCTTGATTCCTAATCTTTGTAGATTGCTACTTAGAAAAGAGTGGTAAATACTAGTGTATGTGTTGTATCATATAGCAATTGTAGATTGCTCATTTTTCTAAGTCAATGAAATCTGGACGAGGTCCCAGGGATGTAGGAAACGAACCCCATTAACAAATTTTGTGCCTTTTTACTTTCTGCACTTGTTTTTCATCGCCTCATATGCACTAACATTTCTTCTGTAGCTTGTATAACAATGTGAGCCATTGGAGCACTTCCAACAAAGTATGTGTGAGTTAGGTCTCCTAAGAACTTCAAAGCAGATTCCACGCACTGCAAATTACTAAAGGGACAATAAGCACTAGAAGAACggaaatgatgatgatgttatAGATTGAAATAGAAGTGACAACCGTCACACCTATCGAAGATTTGGCTACGAATCATacatttttttcaaagaaaTGCCAGACAGTTTTGTCGCTGGTAGCTCCAAATGGCTTGCCGAAGATGAGAAGATACAGTTTCTTGTCAAGAGCTCTATATAACGACCTATAGTTGCAACAATTTTAAAAGAGTAAATCGATCATCACATAGTTGGATGTGTAATTTATTTGATTCATACCAACGTCGAGTTGGCCCAGGATAAAAGGAGTACTAGTAGTCTTCCGCTGTTCGGGTTCGATCTGCCTTAGAAGGGGTTATTTAACAAATGCAAAAGTTCTCGACAAAGAGGTGAAAACATCTTTttccattcaaaaaaaaatttacttgaTTTATTAAACACATacttacacatagattttgagaaaaaaaattaaaaatatgaaaatactgttttaatgcatagttgcatctttcactgacatatgatgaagattaaagaggttttgaacttttgttgccttcgtttttttagaaaatagtgattttgtagtggtttgtccaccaatttaggtagtattatgaagttttactaaattaattgataaaaaattaaaacgatccccatgtactatgaaagagagtttaatatacattaaaagaaatgtagaatgtgtttagaaattttaaaacaacactaaagattataggcttcagtatatagagcatttaccgaaaaattcaatattttcgtaggggttaacacctAGATTTcaacaatatgaaaatattattttaatgcatagttgcatccttcactaacatatgatgaaggtcaaagaggtttggaacatttgttgtctccgtttttctagagagtGGCGATTTTATAGTCGTTAGTCCATTCATTtggagagtattatgaagttttactaaattaataaataaaattttgaaagattctcatgtaccatgaaagtgagtttaacatacattaatacaaatgttaaaTCTGGTTAGAAATGTTAAAtcaacactaaagataataggcttcagtatattgagcatttaccgaaaaattcaatattttggtaagggttagttaacacatagattttgagaaatattcaaaaatatgaatatactgttttatgcatagttgcatccttcacaaacatatgatgaaggtcaaagatttttggaacttttgttgtctccgtttctcaagtaaatatcgattttatactggttagtccaccaatttaggaagaattatgaagatgtactaaattaattgacaaaaaatgaaaacgatgctcatgtaccatgaaagaaagtttaatatacattaatacaaaagtagaatggttttagaaattttaaaacaacactaaagatcataatacgcttcaatatatagaacatttaccgaaaaactcaatattttcgtaagggttagttaacacatagattttgagaaaaaataaaaaatatgaaaatattgttttaatgtatagttgcatccttcactaacatatgatgaaggtcaaagatgtttggaacttttgttgtctccgtttctgtagaaaatatcgattttatagtggttagtccactaatttagggagtattataaaggtttattaaactaattgacaaaaaataaaatgatgcccctgtaccatgaaagagagtttaatatacattagtacaaatgtagaacatgtttagaaaatttaaaacaacactaaagatcataggcttcattatatagagcatttaccgaaaaaatcaatatttccgtagggggttaacacatagatttgaagaaaaattcaaaaaatacgaaaatactgttttaatgcatagttgcatccttcaataacatatggTGAATTGTAAAAagttttggaacttttgttgtctccatttttctagagaatagcgattttatagtggttag
Protein-coding regions in this window:
- the LOC106454536 gene encoding late embryogenesis abundant protein At1g64065-like, which produces MTEPEHVRPLAPATVLPLSDYPATNKQALHRRRNRIKCLICVTVTSIILITIVLSLVFTVFRVKDPIIKMNGVTVNGLDSTTGTQIQLLGTNISMIVDVSVKNPNSASFRYSNTTTDIYYKGTVVGEARGPPGKARAHRTVRMNMTVDIMIGRFLMDPGLAREVSGSGLLNVWSYTRVSGKVKILGIVKKHVTVKMNCTMAVNITRQAIQDTECKKDIDL
- the LOC106454447 gene encoding desiccation-related protein At2g46140, producing MASSEQKLVEENGSVISNLLDKAKGFIAEKLANIPTPEATVEDVDFKGVSRQGVDYHAKVSVKNPYSQSIPICQISYILKSATRTIASGTIPDPGSLVGKGTTVLDVPVKVAYGIAVSLMKDIGSDWDIDYQLDIGLTIDIPVVGDITIPVSTKGEIKLPSLRDFF